A region of the Pseudoprevotella muciniphila genome:
CGATATGTCAGGAAACCTGCGTGCCGTGAACCTGAACGATGTTGTCAAACTCAATGAAGAAGGCGACACAATAGGTTATACCACAGTGGATTCAGTTGCTGTGAATGACGAATACTGTAACTCCAAAGCGACTGAATGCTTCCAAATGGCAGCAGAACGCGCACAGTTTGTCATTGATGAGCTGAATAAAGACCGCAAGGAGAATATGGAAAATAACAGAAGTCGTTACAATACGTACGAACAGCAGGATATCTATCCTCTTACACACTGCAACTTCAAAGTAGGGCAGAACGTACAGGATAAAGTCTATTCTACTGTTTGGGGAAACAAAAATTCTTCTGAAAGCATATTCGAGCTGCAATTCGACGGCTCTCAGAACACTTGCGGTACCTACGGATCATATATGTCCAGCTACTCAAGTTCTGTAACGATTGGTAGCATCATTGCTGGCGATATCCTGACTCTTGGATTAGGACAAGACAGACCCACACAAGGTTTTGGTAAGAAAGACCTTCGAATGCTCGAAACCATCTGTTATACAGATGAATTTATCTCTGCTTCAACGCTGCCCATCGTGAAGAACGTTATCAGAGAACTCAATATCAGCGACCTTGAAGACATGGCTGAAGGTTATGCCGGTGACCCAGAATATCGTGTTAGTACCAGCATGGATGCTAACTGGCCAATATACAGATTGAGCGACATGATGATGATTAAGGCCGAAGCTTACGCACGTCTGGGTACTAATCTCGATGAAGGCTATATGCTCTATAATCACCTCTACAACCGCAACAATCCGAACCTGAACGATTCTGTTGCTGTATCAACTGCGTCCGACCTTCTTACAAAAGTGTACATGGAGCGTCAGCGTGAATTCGTAGGCGAAGGCAAGCGTTGGTTCGACATCGTACGTCAGGCCGAAGCTGGCGATTACTATTCAGGGAGTGCAACATCTCTTATGGAAGACCTCGGTGGTTTCATCTCATCTACAAATACATTAAAGAACAGAATGAGAAACATTTGGTCGTTCTATAGTCCGATTGTTCAAAGTGAAATCGACGTACAAGGTGTAGAAGCCGGTGGTCATTTAATACAGAATCCTGTCTGGGATCGTTATACAGAGAAGAAGTAACACTTAATATCCATATAATATGAAAAGACATTTTTTAAGAAATGGAACAGTTTTCCTTGGCTTAGTCTTCATTATGACATTAGGCCTACTAACAAGTTGCTCGGAGGATATTGACGACTCTAACTTTAAGATAAAGGACGAGCCGACAATGACCGACTTCCTCACAGCGAACGACAATCTGTCGCAGATTAAGAAAATATTCGACCGTGTGTTACTTGATAATTCAGATAATGCCGAAGAAGCATCTGCAAGTAATGCTTCGTCAATAACTGCAGTCCTCTCAGCGCGTGGCAATTACACCCTTTTCGCTCCGGACAATGATGCAGTCAATGCTTATCTTGATTCAGTAGCAGGTACTACAGACGTCGATCAGATTTCATACGAGCAAGCCAAACTCATTGCATACAGTTGCTTGATAGATAATGGCAATAACAATGCCTATGAGTCAGCAGAATTCCCTATTCAAGGCACATTCAGTCTCGCAAATTTGAACGACCGCCTCCTTAATTCACTGCAAGACGAGACAACGGCATATATAGTTGGCGGTTCGAAAGTGATTTCAGCAGACCACGAAGTATCGAATGGTTTTGTGCATATAGTAAATAAGGTTATTGCACCTTCCGCAGAATCCGTGAGCGAAATGATACAAGCCGCTGACAATATGAAAATTATGGCAATGCTCCTGGATAAGACAGGGCTCTTCCAAGATTTGATGGAGTCGAGAGACCAAGATTATGAAGATGACCCCACATTGCCTGAAACTCGTTATTGGTCGAGTGTGGCTTATTACGGTAGCAACCATAATTGGGTTATTCCACAAAAGCGCTATCTCGGTTTCACCGGATTTGTTGAAACAGACGATGTCTTCGTTAACGACTGGGGAATAACACCGCCACAGTATGGAGAAAATGGAGAACTGACCAATGCTGATCAAATCTACAATGAAATTGCAAACAAGGTTACATCCATCTTGGGAGGTACTATAACCGACCCGACTTCGGTTGACGACCCCATGCACAAGTTCGTTGCGTACCACTTCATCAAAGGAAAAGTTGCTTACAACAAGTTCGTGCACCACTTCTCAGAGCATAGATACTCATTCGGTACCAACCCGCTTGAGCCACAGGCAGTCAACTACACTGTCGATGTTTGGGACTACTATGCAAGCCTGCCACTCGGTTCAAGTGGATATCGCGGACTCATCAAAGTGCTGCAAGTTCCGACTGGTGAACACGAAATATACCTCAATCGTATATCCAAGTATAGCAATGGCATGGTTAGCGGAACGTACGAAGAACTCTCCACAAGACCTAATGAGCCCGGACAGAATGGTATAAACATTCAAGTGTTCGAGAACAATGGTAAATTCGACAACAATGCAGGAAACGGTTTCTATTATCCAATAGACCACGTCCTCCTTTATGACGAAACAACCAGAACAGCACTTGGAAGTGAACGTATGCGTGTTGATGTAACGACCATGACACCAGAGTTGCTTTCAAACAACTTCAGGGGAAATTGCTATCAAGCATTCCAGAATGGTTACTTTGAGGATATCATGAACGAAACTGAAGGAACAGAAATTTACTACCTGCAAGATGGTGGTAGCGGTAGTTATGGCGACTGGCGCGACTTCCAGGGAGATGAATACCTCTTCTCAGGACAGTACGACTTCGTTCTGCGCCTCCCGCCTGTTCCCACGTCCGGTACTTATGAAATCCGCATGGGTGCATCCAATAATTCACTTCGCGGTATGTGCCAGATCTATTTTGGCGATAGTCCCGACAACACAACAACCGTCGGACTGCCTTTCGACCTCAGGCAAAATGCCGGAGCAAATGTCAAGGAAGGAACATACACCAACCCGACAATACCATTTGTGGCTGACTCTTATTATGAGTACGACGAAGACCAAATGCAGGAAAATGATAAAAACCTGCGAATACAGGGATGGATGAAGGCTCCAAAGTATTTCTGGACAGCGCTCGGAACACAAACGGCAAGGGACTGCGGTAGTGCTAATGAACCTTCCTTAAGAAAAATTGTAACAGTTCAGGATATGGACTATAGGAAGAACTACTACTTACGCTTCAAGTCTGCACTTAAGAAGACTGACTCGCAGTTCTTTGTAGATTATTTTGAAATTGTGCCCAGAGCAATTTATAACGGCACAGAACCCGAAGACATTTGGTAAATCAATAAATAAGTATGAATATGAAAACAAAATATAAAAGTTGGATACTGAAAGGAATTCTCTCCCTGGCTGTACTCTTCGGAGCTTCAGCCTGCACAGAGGATCACTTCGATGTGCTGACAAATCAGGGTCAGGCAGGATCTACTATTTGGGAAAACCTGCAAGCTACACCTGGCCTCGATTCGCTCTGCATGATACTTCAGCGTACACCGGTTATGAAATCATTGACCGACAATAAATCAACAGCCTCGTACGCCAATCTTCTCAACCAGACACAGTCTCTCACATTCTGGGCACCACTCGATGGAACATATAATGCAAAGCACTATCTGGACCTTCTCGATCAGGCTGATGCAGCAGAAACCGAAAGTGAACGACTCGCACTGCGCTACAGGGTAGGAAGGGAGTTTATCCAAAACCACCTTGCGCGATTCAATTACGAATCGAACAAAGGTCTTCAGGAAGTGTTCCTGATGAACTCAAAGGTGTCAGACTACGATGCAGCAAATAAACTCTTCAACAACATACCGCTTGTTGCAGGATTTGAAACCATTCCTTCTTCTAATGGAGCATTGCATATACTGAACGGACGTTCGCCTTTCTTCCAGAATATCAAAGAAATGCTCGAATCGAACTATACTCCGCTCAGCCAACTTGTTGCTGATTATGAGAAAGTGGAATTCGATGAAAACAACAGTGTGCAGGGGGCAATGAACACCGAAGGACAGATGGAATACGTGGATTCTATCTATTCTTCTGCAAATTCCTTCCTTAATGCAACAAGAGCAAGAATTGCTGACGAAGACTCTGTTTATATCGGCATCGTTCCTTCTACACAGACTGCATGGGATAACGTATATGGTAAAGTAAGTAGTTTATACAAATATGCCGATTCTTACTGGTATGGATGGAGTGACGAAAACAAAGAATTCTTATATAAGAATGCAAATGCCAAAACTTTCGACACCGACTCCCTTACAAACTACAATGCGCTTCAAGAAATCATGAAAGGCATGTTTATCAGTGCATCTACACTCGGCGGTGTTGACCTCGACTCTGCAACACTCATTCATAATGCAATCTACGCAGATTCGCTGAGATCTGTGAACGACGTTATCTATTATAACACCAACAAGGGTGGTGCAAACCCGCTTATTGCAGACGTACAACCCACCAGGGCATCTAACGGCTACGTTTTCGAACTCGAAGAATTCGATGTTGACCCAACATATATTTGGGCAGACAAGAAAGAATACAGCATGAGTTCTGACTGGAATATTTCGAAAACAGACAACTGTGCTTATCCAAAAGGTGAACTTGTAACATTGACTACAGATAACAGAAATGATTCCATTGCCGGCGATGTAGAACAAAACAAGTACAGACGTTTCCAGGTTTACGGAAGAAACGTAACGCTGAGAATCTGTATAAAATTGCAGAATGTGTTGAGTACTAAGTATAGACTGAAGGCTGTAATGGCACCTAACTATATCCGTTCCAACGATATACAGTATGAAAGCGATGGCATCACTGAAAAAGAAGTTGTAAGCCGTTTCACTGCAAATGTTTATTACGACAATGACACACGTGTGAATGCAACTCAGGCTACAATCGAAGTGTTGCAGGATTCTGTACGTGAATATGTTATCTTCGACGAACTCAATTTCGACAGATGCTATGCAAATCTTCCGAACGGAGCAAACTCTTTCGCATATTTACAGATTGAAGTGGCTCCCAGATTGCAGAACAGTACAAGAATGTTCGGCTTGAACAACAATGCACTGAATATTGTGAAAGTAATTCTTGAACCTATTCACGAGGATGAAGAAGAAAAGTAAAATTTATTCTCTAAGTGAATCTCTAAAGACATTTTAAGCAATGAAGAATATAAAATTAGATTTAAGGCAGCAGTTCATCCGCATCGGATCGGTGGCATTCTTGTTCGTTGGCGCATTGACCATAAATGCACAAGAGGTCAATTCGGCTGCAGGTCAAGACGTTACTGCAAAAGCGAAGCAGCAATCCGCAACGAAAGAAGTGCAAGGTGCTGTATATGATGCTGCAACGAACAAACCGCTTGCAGGTGCACGCGTAAGGGCTTTGGGAAATAGGCAGTTCTCTGCACTAACTAAAGAAGATGGTACATACACACTCAAAGTGCCTGAATACGTAAATACAATAACCGTTCAGCTACAGGACTACAACGGAACGCAGGTCAGTGTGAAAGGAAACAAGGCAAAGGATGCTTTCCTCTATAAAGGCCTCGTGAACGACTACTATAGCAATGCAACGTCTTTGGTGAACAATCAGAAAATAGAAATCACCAATTCCAGTGCTTTGACAATAGATAACGACATTGAGAACCGCTTGAATGCAAAAATGCGAACCATCTCAAGAGGAGGAATGCCTGCACAAGGAGTAATGATGCTCGTTAACGGTCTTAACTCGCTTAACACAAATGTTATGCCTCTCGTAGTGGTGGATGGCGTCATCTGGGACATGCAGTACGAAAGAACAGGATTGCATCAAGGATTCTACAACAACGTACTCTCAACCATCGACCCCGAAGACATCGCAAGTGTGGAAGTGTTGAAGAACGGTACAGCACTATATGGTGCAAAAGGTGCTAATGGTGTTGTTCTTATCGAAACAAAGAGAGGTAAGAGCATCGTAACAAAGATTAACATTCGTGCATATGGCGGTTTTGAAACACGCCCGTCGAAAGTTAAGATGATGAACGCAGGACAGTTCCGTAACTATGTAACCGAATTCCTCGGTACATCTGAATATGGAGAACGTCTCAGCAAGGCTACAAGCGTTCCTTTCCTCAACGAAGATCCCAATTACCTCTACTACAACATGTACCACAACAACACTGACTGGCAGAAAGATCTCTATCATACAGCTTTCACCCAGAACTACAAAGTGAGTGTTGAAGGTGGTGACGATGTCGCCATGTATAACCTGTCGCTCGGTTATAGCAAGTCGGACGCTACGGCAAAGCATAATGACTTCGACCGCTTGAACATCCGATTCAATACCGATGTAAACCTCTTCAAGAACTTTACGACAGGACTTGACTTCGCATATACAAGAAGTGCATACAACATCCTCGACAACGGATGGGCAGCTGACTATTCCAATAGCAATGTGTCTTCGCCAAATGTACTCGGACTCCTGCAGTCGCCATTCGTGAGCCCATATATGTCGTTTGTTCGTTACGATCAGGCTCTCGGACAGTTGGTGCCGGATGCTTCAACCAGCGTTTACTCAGGTAAAAACTTCGATGAGGCAAACAACCCACTTGCTTTTGCTAAGTCATACGGGTATGCCGGTCTGGCTAACCCATATTGGATACTCCAAAATGGTAATGGGGACAACAAAAACTATCAAGAACAAACTCAGTTCAGTGTGGCTGTTGCTCCAAGATACCAGATTAATAAGAATTTGGTAATTAGCGACAGATTTAGCTATATTCTCAACAGAACGAATGAGAAATACTACCTGCCTACCAATGGTGTGCCTGAAACAGAAGTTGAAGGACTTGGTGGTATCCAGAGTGTAGTACGTTCGCAGTTCGCTAAAGAAACGACGCTCTTCAACGACTTGCGTCTCCAATGGAAGAAAATGTATGGTGTACATGCACTTGACATCTTCGGTGGTGTGAGGATAAGTAGCTACACTTTCACTGACAGCCACCTTGCCGGTTACAACAACGATAACGACAAGATGCCTAATATGGCATACAACCTCGACTATATCGATTATGGTGGTATAGAAGATAAGGCTACCAACATCGCTTGGTATGTTAATGGTAATTACAACTACAAGAACAAGTACTTCCTTAACCTTACTGCAACAATGGAATCTTCTTCTCGTTTCGGAGATAAGGCTGACGGCGGTCTTGAACTCGCTGGAGTGCGTTGGGGTATCTTCCCCTCAATCCAGGCAGGATGGATTATCTCAAATGAAGACTGGTTCAACGTAAACGCCATTAACCACCTGAAACTCTATGCCGGATTTGATGTTAGCGGTAATGACAATGTTGACTACTACAGTAGCCGTACATACTTTGCTAATGTGAAATACATGAGAGAAGCAACCGGTTTGTATCTTGCCAATATCGCCAATCCGAAAATCAAGTGGGAAACCACAAATCGATTTAATATAGGTTTGCAAACCAGTATGCTGCAAAACAGATTGAATGTTGGTGTAAACTACTACTATTCAAAGACCTCAGACTTGCTTACTCGTAAGGCTGTGAG
Encoded here:
- a CDS encoding RagB/SusD family nutrient uptake outer membrane protein, coding for MNLQHIKNKFLLVGVLACAGVLSSCDDFLTVLPTGQITEEHFWQDKNDLENVRAGAYKKIIDQTNSIFYWGELRSDNVKLKDQSNTTLLYMQQGILRPSNSNYSWSNFYTGINYCNKVIEYGENMTNEPLVDPSFGKSDYRPIEAEMKALRALYYFYLVRAFRDVPYVTTSISTDKEAKEAFYYPSSGEAILGELISQLEEVKDYGTINYGSNSENHGRFTKRSIYALLADLYLWRGCMLKNYSKKFDMSGNLRAVNLNDVVKLNEEGDTIGYTTVDSVAVNDEYCNSKATECFQMAAERAQFVIDELNKDRKENMENNRSRYNTYEQQDIYPLTHCNFKVGQNVQDKVYSTVWGNKNSSESIFELQFDGSQNTCGTYGSYMSSYSSSVTIGSIIAGDILTLGLGQDRPTQGFGKKDLRMLETICYTDEFISASTLPIVKNVIRELNISDLEDMAEGYAGDPEYRVSTSMDANWPIYRLSDMMMIKAEAYARLGTNLDEGYMLYNHLYNRNNPNLNDSVAVSTASDLLTKVYMERQREFVGEGKRWFDIVRQAEAGDYYSGSATSLMEDLGGFISSTNTLKNRMRNIWSFYSPIVQSEIDVQGVEAGGHLIQNPVWDRYTEKK
- a CDS encoding fasciclin domain-containing protein is translated as MKRHFLRNGTVFLGLVFIMTLGLLTSCSEDIDDSNFKIKDEPTMTDFLTANDNLSQIKKIFDRVLLDNSDNAEEASASNASSITAVLSARGNYTLFAPDNDAVNAYLDSVAGTTDVDQISYEQAKLIAYSCLIDNGNNNAYESAEFPIQGTFSLANLNDRLLNSLQDETTAYIVGGSKVISADHEVSNGFVHIVNKVIAPSAESVSEMIQAADNMKIMAMLLDKTGLFQDLMESRDQDYEDDPTLPETRYWSSVAYYGSNHNWVIPQKRYLGFTGFVETDDVFVNDWGITPPQYGENGELTNADQIYNEIANKVTSILGGTITDPTSVDDPMHKFVAYHFIKGKVAYNKFVHHFSEHRYSFGTNPLEPQAVNYTVDVWDYYASLPLGSSGYRGLIKVLQVPTGEHEIYLNRISKYSNGMVSGTYEELSTRPNEPGQNGINIQVFENNGKFDNNAGNGFYYPIDHVLLYDETTRTALGSERMRVDVTTMTPELLSNNFRGNCYQAFQNGYFEDIMNETEGTEIYYLQDGGSGSYGDWRDFQGDEYLFSGQYDFVLRLPPVPTSGTYEIRMGASNNSLRGMCQIYFGDSPDNTTTVGLPFDLRQNAGANVKEGTYTNPTIPFVADSYYEYDEDQMQENDKNLRIQGWMKAPKYFWTALGTQTARDCGSANEPSLRKIVTVQDMDYRKNYYLRFKSALKKTDSQFFVDYFEIVPRAIYNGTEPEDIW
- a CDS encoding SusC/RagA family TonB-linked outer membrane protein, with the protein product MKNIKLDLRQQFIRIGSVAFLFVGALTINAQEVNSAAGQDVTAKAKQQSATKEVQGAVYDAATNKPLAGARVRALGNRQFSALTKEDGTYTLKVPEYVNTITVQLQDYNGTQVSVKGNKAKDAFLYKGLVNDYYSNATSLVNNQKIEITNSSALTIDNDIENRLNAKMRTISRGGMPAQGVMMLVNGLNSLNTNVMPLVVVDGVIWDMQYERTGLHQGFYNNVLSTIDPEDIASVEVLKNGTALYGAKGANGVVLIETKRGKSIVTKINIRAYGGFETRPSKVKMMNAGQFRNYVTEFLGTSEYGERLSKATSVPFLNEDPNYLYYNMYHNNTDWQKDLYHTAFTQNYKVSVEGGDDVAMYNLSLGYSKSDATAKHNDFDRLNIRFNTDVNLFKNFTTGLDFAYTRSAYNILDNGWAADYSNSNVSSPNVLGLLQSPFVSPYMSFVRYDQALGQLVPDASTSVYSGKNFDEANNPLAFAKSYGYAGLANPYWILQNGNGDNKNYQEQTQFSVAVAPRYQINKNLVISDRFSYILNRTNEKYYLPTNGVPETEVEGLGGIQSVVRSQFAKETTLFNDLRLQWKKMYGVHALDIFGGVRISSYTFTDSHLAGYNNDNDKMPNMAYNLDYIDYGGIEDKATNIAWYVNGNYNYKNKYFLNLTATMESSSRFGDKADGGLELAGVRWGIFPSIQAGWIISNEDWFNVNAINHLKLYAGFDVSGNDNVDYYSSRTYFANVKYMREATGLYLANIANPKIKWETTNRFNIGLQTSMLQNRLNVGVNYYYSKTSDLLTRKAVSDITGLQYMWANDGAIKNHGVDVTVDAVIYHHGDWSWKAGASLGHYHNEVDKLVKTSFNNITTYALDENGAHIDGSAKTMVGYTSDIYGKNNILTAEGHAVGVFYGYASKGVFATDAEAASAGRYGYLRYPTGLTEQPYRNFKAGDIHFVDQNGDGWISEADMVVIGDPNPDIFGNFYTTLNWKRLQLDVNFKYSLGNDIYNFQRSQIEGETNTWNQTTAVVNRWRYEGQVTDVPRTMCATNDEWVNNERFSDRWIEDGSYLKLKKVRLTYTLPLRFSWLQGVAVWGEANNVFTISKYLGSDPEVSIYNGVLYQGIDAGMLPSNRNFNIGLTINL